The genomic window CGCCGAAGCGGCGCGCCCGCGCGGCGTCCTCGGGGGTGTCGGCGTTCGCGCGGACGCTCAGCCGTGCCGCCGCGTCCGCGTGCGCCATGAGCCGGTCGACGGACGCGACCAGCTCGCCGCCGTCCTCGGCCGACAGCTCGCCCTCGAAGTACTGGACGACCGGCGAGTGCCGCACCGGCACCTCGCCGAGGTAGACGTCGCCGGACGTCCCGTCGATCGACACGACGTCGCCCTCCCGGACGACGATCCCGCCGGGCGCGGTGAGCGTCCCGGCCTTGACGTCCACCTCCAGCTCCTCCGCGCCGCACACGCACGTCTTGCCCATGCCGCGCGCGACCACGGCGGCGTGCGAGGTCTTGCCGCCGCGCGAGGTGAGCACGCCGCGCGCCGCGACCATGCCGGCCAGGTCGTCGGGGTTGGTCTCGCGGCGCACGAGGATGACGTCCTCGCCGCGTCCGGCCAGCTCGACGGCCCGCTCGGAGGTGAAGACGGCGGTGCCGACGGCCGCGCCCGGCGAGGCGTTCATGCCGCGGGTGAGCCGGGTGACGCCGTCGAGCCGCGCGTCGTCGAAGCGCGGGAACATGAGCTGCGCGAGTTGGTCGCCGGTGACGCGCTGGGCGGCCTCGTCGGCGTCGATGAGCCCCTGGTCCAGGAGCTGGCAGGCGATGCGGAACGCCGCGGCGGCGGTCCGCTTGCCTACTCGGGTCTGGAGCATCCACAGCTTGCCGCGCTCGATCGTGAACTCGATGTCGCACATGTCGCGGTAGTGGTTCTCCAGCGTCTCCATGATCTGGAGCAGCCGGTCGTAGGACGCCTTGTCGATCGTCTCCAGCTCGGTCAGCGGAACCGTGTTCCGGATGCCCGCCACGACGTCCTCGCCCTGCGCGTTCTGGAGGTAGTCGCCGTAGATGCCCTGCTGCCCGGACGCGGGGTCGCGCGTGAACGCCACCCCGGTGCCCGAGTCCAGGCCGAGGTTGCCGAAGACCATCGAGCAGATGTTCACGGCGGTGCCGAGGTCGACCGGGATGCGCTCCTGCCGCCGGTACAGGATGGCGCGCTCGGCGTTCCACGAGTCGAAGACGGCCTTGACGGCCAGGTCCATCTGCTCGCGCGGGTCGGACGGGAACTCGCGGCCCGCCTCGTCCCGGACGAGCCCCTTGAAGGTCGCCACGAGTCCGCGCAGGTCGTCGGGGGTGAGCCCGGCGTCGTCGGTGGTGCCGCGCGCCTTCTTCGCCGCCTCGATCGCGTCCTCGAACAGCTCGCCGTCGATGTCCAGGACGGTCTTGCCGAACATCTGGATGAGGCGCCGGTAGGAGTCGTAGGCGAAGCGCTCGTCCCCCGCCTGGGCCGCGAGTCCGAGGACGGAGTCGTCGTTCAGCCCGATGTTGAGGACGGTCTCCATCATCCCCGGCATGCTGAACTTCGCCCCGGACCGCACGCTCACCAGCAGCGGGTCGGACGGGTCGCCGAGCCGCTTGCCCATCGACGACTCCAGAGCGGCCAGATGGGCGTCGATCTCGTCCTGCAGCCCGGCCGGAACGGTCCCGTGCTCCAGGTAGTGCCGGCACGCCTCGGTCGTGATGGTGAAGCCGGGGGGAACCGGCAGGCCCAGGTTGGTCATCTCGGCCAGGTTGGCGCCCTTGCCGCCCAGCAGGTCCTTGAGGTCTTTGTTGCCCTCAGTGAAGTCGTACACGAACTTTGGCACGGGGAGCTCCTTCTCGCTCCGATGATGACCAATCGGGGGGACCTGACGCCCGTGTCCGGCACGCCGCCTCATCGCGGTGGCCCGGCCGCGGACCCGGTCTCCCGTTGGCGGGGACTGTACCCGCGTGGCGCGGATCTCCCGCCCGCCCCCCGCCCCAGCCAGAAAAAGACCAGGTCAGACCACCTGTAGTGGTCTATTCCACTAGCGGCGATCCGCCATCGATCAGGGCACAGATCACGTGCCGGGACGGCGTGCGCATCGCCACCGAAAGGGAATGATGGATCAAGGAGGTGAGGTTGTGAGGCCGATGGTCGCCGGTGGCCGGGCGGGGGATCCGTTCGCCCCGATCGCCGATTACGGGTTCCTGTCCGACTGCGAGACGACGGCCCTGGTCGCGCCGAGCGGGAACATCGAGTGGATGTGCCTGCCGAAGATGGACTCGCCGAGCGTGTTCGGGTCCATCCTCGACCGTGACGCGGGATACTTCCGGCTCGGTCCCGCCGGTGTCGAGGTGCCCGCAGCCCAGCGCTACATCCCCGGCACGATGGTGATGGAGACCACCTGGTGGCTCCACGGCGGGTGGGTCGTCGTCACCGACGCCCTGCTCATGGGCCCGTGGCACCACGAGACGGAGCGGTCCCACACGCACCGGCGGGCGCCGACGGACTACGACGCCGACCATGTGCTGCTGCGCATGATCCGGTGCGTGAACGGCCAGGCGCAGATCCGCCTGGACTGCATGCCGGTGTTCGACTACGGGCTCACGCCCGCCCGCTGGGAGCACACCGGGCAGGGCTACCACGAGGCCGTGGCGCGCGGGAACGGGATCAACCTGCGGCTCAACACCGACCTGAACGTCGGGTTCGAGGGGTCGCTCGCCACGTCCCGGACGCTGCTCAAGCAGGGCGACGCGCGGTTCGTCGCGCTGTCGTGGAGCGAGCACGCGCCGCCCGCCGACTACGCCGAGGCGCACGAGCGGCTGGTGTGGACCGTCCACCACTGGCAGCACTGGCTGGACCGGGGCCAGTTCCCCGACCACCCGTGGCGCAGTCACCTGCAGCGCAGCGCGCTGACGCTCAAGGGGCTGACGTTCGGGCCGTCCGGAGCGGTCGCGGCGGCGGCGACGACCTCGCTGCCCGAGACGCCCGGCGGGGACCGCAACTGGGACTACCGCTACACGTGGATCCGCGACTCCACGATGGCGCTGTGGGCGTTCTACACCCTCGGTTACGACTGGGAGGCCAACGACTTCTTCTACTTCATCACCGACGTCGCCGAGGCCGCCGAGGGCAAGCTCCAGATCATGTACGGCCTGGACGGACGGGAAGAACTCCCCGAGTCCACGCTCGACCACCTCAGCGGGTACGACAACGCCCGTCCGGTGCGCATCGGCAACGAGGCCTACATGCAGGCGCAGCACGACGTGTGGGGCGCCATCATCGGGTCGATCTACATGTTCGTGCGCAAGCGCGACCGCCTCGACGACCGGCTCTGGAAGATCGTCGTGAAGCAGGTCGAGGACGCGCTGGAGAACTGGCGGACGCCCGACTGCGGCATGTGGGAGGTGCGCGGGGAGCCGCAGCACTTCACGTCGTCCAAGGTGTTCTGCTGGGTCGCGGCCGACCGGGGCGCGCGGCTGGCGCGGATCCGCGGCGACCACGGCCGCGCCGAGCGCTGGCAGCGCGCGGCCGACGAGATGCACGCCGACGTCCTCGCCAACGCGGTGGACGAGCGGGGCGTGTTCGTCGCGCACTACGGCGCGGACGCGCTGGACGCGTCGGCGCTGCTCATCCCGCTGCTCGGCTTCCTGCCCGC from Actinomadura rubteroloni includes these protein-coding regions:
- a CDS encoding glycoside hydrolase family 15 protein; protein product: MVAGGRAGDPFAPIADYGFLSDCETTALVAPSGNIEWMCLPKMDSPSVFGSILDRDAGYFRLGPAGVEVPAAQRYIPGTMVMETTWWLHGGWVVVTDALLMGPWHHETERSHTHRRAPTDYDADHVLLRMIRCVNGQAQIRLDCMPVFDYGLTPARWEHTGQGYHEAVARGNGINLRLNTDLNVGFEGSLATSRTLLKQGDARFVALSWSEHAPPADYAEAHERLVWTVHHWQHWLDRGQFPDHPWRSHLQRSALTLKGLTFGPSGAVAAAATTSLPETPGGDRNWDYRYTWIRDSTMALWAFYTLGYDWEANDFFYFITDVAEAAEGKLQIMYGLDGREELPESTLDHLSGYDNARPVRIGNEAYMQAQHDVWGAIIGSIYMFVRKRDRLDDRLWKIVVKQVEDALENWRTPDCGMWEVRGEPQHFTSSKVFCWVAADRGARLARIRGDHGRAERWQRAADEMHADVLANAVDERGVFVAHYGADALDASALLIPLLGFLPADDKRVRETVLAIADELTEDDLVLRYRATETDDGFESEEGTFTICSFWMVSTLVMINELDRARTLCEKLLSYASPLQLYAEEIDPHTGRQLGNFPQAFTHLALINAVMQVIRAEEEERRPGLM
- the ppdK gene encoding pyruvate, phosphate dikinase → MPKFVYDFTEGNKDLKDLLGGKGANLAEMTNLGLPVPPGFTITTEACRHYLEHGTVPAGLQDEIDAHLAALESSMGKRLGDPSDPLLVSVRSGAKFSMPGMMETVLNIGLNDDSVLGLAAQAGDERFAYDSYRRLIQMFGKTVLDIDGELFEDAIEAAKKARGTTDDAGLTPDDLRGLVATFKGLVRDEAGREFPSDPREQMDLAVKAVFDSWNAERAILYRRQERIPVDLGTAVNICSMVFGNLGLDSGTGVAFTRDPASGQQGIYGDYLQNAQGEDVVAGIRNTVPLTELETIDKASYDRLLQIMETLENHYRDMCDIEFTIERGKLWMLQTRVGKRTAAAAFRIACQLLDQGLIDADEAAQRVTGDQLAQLMFPRFDDARLDGVTRLTRGMNASPGAAVGTAVFTSERAVELAGRGEDVILVRRETNPDDLAGMVAARGVLTSRGGKTSHAAVVARGMGKTCVCGAEELEVDVKAGTLTAPGGIVVREGDVVSIDGTSGDVYLGEVPVRHSPVVQYFEGELSAEDGGELVASVDRLMAHADAAARLSVRANADTPEDAARARRFGAQGIGLCRTEHMFLGDRRQLVEQLILAEDGAERQAALDALEPLQREDFTGIFAAMDGLPVTIRLIDPPLHEFLPDLTDLAVKVALAGDAADPKDRRLLEAVRRLHEQNPMLGLRGVRLGLVIPGLFAMQVRAIAEAAADRRNAGGDPRPEIMIPLVGAVQELEAVREEAEKVLADVAAETGVDVPALIGTMIELPRAALTAGQIAEAAEFFSFGTNDLTQTTWGFSRDDVEAAFFSRYLDLGIFGVSPFETLDRDGVGRLVRIAAEEGRRARPGIKLGICGEHGGDPDSVHFCHEVGLDYVSCSPFRVPVARLEAGRAAIEAVGSDHR